Sequence from the Fulvivirga ligni genome:
CGGTCTTCGCTATAGGATTATAATGATCATTCTCCATGAAATTACATTTCTCAAGATCATGATCTTGCTGCCTACATGCCACCTCCCATTCAAACTCAGTAGGCAGTCTCATTCCCTTCCATTTAGCAAAAGCATCTGCTTCGAAAAAGCTAACATGGGTTACGGGTTGCGACAGATCTAATTCCTGAAGGCCGCCTTTTAGTGAATAGTAATACCACTTACCATCTTTGTTGTGCCAGTGAAACGGCGCTTTTATTTTCTCATTATTCACCCAATCCCATCCTTCGGAAAGCCAGAACCTAAAGTTCTGATAGCCACCATCCTGAATAAACTCCAGATAATCGCCATTGGTCACCAGCCTATCCATAATACTGTAGTCATGAAGAAACACTTTATGAACGCCAGACTCATTATCAAAGCTAAAACCCTTGTCCTGATGGCCGATCTGATATATTCCTTCCTCCACATTGATCATCCCAAAGTCAGGACTACCACTATTTCTTACAGATTTAGAACCTGGCAGATATTCAGGAAATAAAGGATTGGTACCGAGAATGTATTTAATATCATAAAATAGCAACTCTTGATGCTGCTGTTCATGCTGCAAGCCTAATTCCAACAAGCTCTCTACTTCTGGCGACACACCAGCTTCCAGGAAGCTATCCATATGCTCATCTACATATTGCCTGTAAGTAAGCACTTCTTTCACTCCTGGGCGGGTAAGATTACCCCGGTTAGTTCTGATTAGCCTCTCCCCCACGCTTTCATAATAGCTGTTAAAGATGTAATTAAACTTATCATCAAAAGGAACATATCCTTTTTTGTGAGGAATGAGAATGAAGGTTTCAAAAAACCATGTGGTATGCCCCAGATGCCACTTCGGTGGGCTTACATCTACCACGGGCTGCACTACAAAGTCTTCGGCAGTGAGAGGTGAACAAATTTGTTCGGTGGTCTGCCTTACTCTCCAAAATTTCTCTTTAGGTTGCACTTCTTCCAGTACCATAGCGGGGAAAGTTTAGTTTGCGAATGGTTAATGTTATGTTAGAGCATGTATGCCTACATAGAAACTAGAACACGTCCAGAGTTAAAAGGTTATACGCACGTTCCGGCTTTCTGTTCAATATATTCACCCACCACATTTACTTCTGTCATGTGGGGCGTATCTATGAGATAAGCAGCAACATTAACCGACCATAAAGCACATTCGCCAATATTATAAAAAGAGAAGAAATATGTAGCTTTTACCGTATATTGGTGGACTTTTTATTAAAATTTAGAACTATCGCGGTATTATGACAAATTGTATCAGAAGAATTGGCGTGGGGTTGATAATTGTATTAAGCGCACTAAGTCTGGAGGTTTCTGCCCAGACATCTGTTGAAGAAAATAACGAGGAGCCGGCAAAAGATTGGTTCATTCTTGATCCTACCACGGATAACGTACAGGGAACAAGTGTAGAAAAGGCTTACTCAACAGTATTAAAAGATAAAAAATCAAAGACCGTTACTGTAGCTGTAATAGACTCAGGTGTAGACATTGACCATGAAGACCTACAAGGTAAAATCTGGATCAATGAGGATGAAATTGAAGGCAATGGCATTGACGATGATAAAAATGGCTATGTAGATGATAGATATGGCTGGAACTTCATAGGTGGCAAAGACGGCAACGTAAAAGAAGACACCCATGAGCTAACCAGAGTTTATGTAGATCTGAAAGCTAAATATGGCGATAAGGAAGAGAATAAGGTTAAGAAAAAAGACAAGAAGGAATATCAGTATTGGTTAAAAGTGAAGAAAAGCTTTGAGACTGATTACAACAAAGCTCTTGAACAATATGAGTTCTATGCCAAGCTTCACAAAAATATAAAGCGCTATAACAAGCTTCTAAAACTTTATTTGAATGTAGATAGCTTAACATTAGATGATCTTCGTAGCATCAACACCAATGACTCTACTATTTTAGAAGCTAGAAATTGGATCGGTATTATTTTTCAAAACGTAGGAGAAAATCCTGACTTTGATCAGTTAGACGAAGAATTAGGAGAAGCTGAAGAGCATTTTGGCAATCAGGTGAACTTTGCCTACAACACAGATTTTAATCCAAGA
This genomic interval carries:
- the egtB gene encoding ergothioneine biosynthesis protein EgtB, with translation MVLEEVQPKEKFWRVRQTTEQICSPLTAEDFVVQPVVDVSPPKWHLGHTTWFFETFILIPHKKGYVPFDDKFNYIFNSYYESVGERLIRTNRGNLTRPGVKEVLTYRQYVDEHMDSFLEAGVSPEVESLLELGLQHEQQHQELLFYDIKYILGTNPLFPEYLPGSKSVRNSGSPDFGMINVEEGIYQIGHQDKGFSFDNESGVHKVFLHDYSIMDRLVTNGDYLEFIQDGGYQNFRFWLSEGWDWVNNEKIKAPFHWHNKDGKWYYYSLKGGLQELDLSQPVTHVSFFEADAFAKWKGMRLPTEFEWEVACRQQDHDLEKCNFMENDHYNPIAKTATNTQFYGDVWEWTGSAYLPYPYYQAPEGAVGEYNGKFMINQMVLRGGSCATSVSHIRSTYRNFFHPNLRWMFSGFRLANFL